The following coding sequences are from one Bacillus mycoides window:
- a CDS encoding DNA/RNA non-specific endonuclease, which yields MKCTYIEEWAASLKETPPKEVTVDVEIIYSGNDMRPKEFIVNYSIDDKWGFEVIEN from the coding sequence TTGAAATGTACTTACATAGAGGAATGGGCAGCATCTTTAAAAGAAACACCTCCCAAAGAAGTAACAGTTGATGTTGAAATAATTTATTCTGGAAATGATATGCGCCCAAAGGAATTTATAGTTAATTATTCTATTGATGATAAATGGGGATTTGAAGTTATTGAGAATTAA